A genomic window from Anthonomus grandis grandis chromosome 2, icAntGran1.3, whole genome shotgun sequence includes:
- the LOC126733529 gene encoding uncharacterized protein LOC126733529: MKRKHKDFVKPSTLKTLKCPLCSTLFSLMTELDQHFSNVHDLPLKQENLEFNSFDEFKEWKLDIETNNQSSYVLLNSRSLNDKSKIIKYICHRSGNYTENVKNTKRERQPKVKGSNKIGSICPARITTNINYKGNIMVKYISTHIGHKLEVGRLRMTQFEREQLAGKMFQGIPHYKILNDLSKNFNPSARISYTTKHDLHNVSKSFKINSDMIFDEDDTKSVTILIEKLKKMSNLDNFILLYKPYGVEHSTIGKNNFLLIFMNAAQTEMLAKYGHNILMIDSTHGTNPVQNTAYNTYGSR; this comes from the exons ATGAAAAGGAAACACAAAGATTTCGTGAAACCATCCActttaaagaccttaaaatgccCTTTATGCAGcactttgttttctttaatgacTGAACTGGATCAGCATTTTTCCAATGTGCATGACTTACCATTGAAGCAAGAAAACCTGGAATTTAATTCATTTGATGAGTTTAAGGAGTGGAAGCTTGATATAGAGACAAATAATCAGTCATCATATGTTCTTTTAAATTCCAGAAGTCTCAAtgacaaatcaaaaataataaaatatatttgtcacCGATCTGGAAACTACacagaaaatgtcaaaaatacaaaaagagaGCGGCAACCAAAAGTTAAGGGTTCAAATAAAATTGGGTCTATTTGTCCAGCAAGGAtaacaacaaatataaattacaaaG ggaaCATTATGGTCAAGTATATATCCACCCACATAGGACATAAGCTGGAAGTAGGAAGGCTGCGAATGACACAGTTTGAACGTGAACAATTAGCAGGAAAAATGTTTCAAGGAATTCcccattacaaaattttgaatgaTTTGAGTAAAAATTTTAACCCTTCAGCCAGAATTAGCTATACAACAAAACATGACTTACATAATGTAAGtaaatcctttaaaataaattcagacATGATTTTTGATGAAGACGACACTAAAAGTGTAactattttaattgaaaaattgaaaaagatgtCTAACTtggataattttatattattgtataaacCTTATGGTGTAGAACATAGTACcataggaaaaaataattttcttttaatttttatgaatgcAGCTCAAACAGAAATGCTTGCAAAATATGGGCATAACATTTTAATGATTGATTCAACTCATGGGACCAATCCCGTACAAAATACAGCTTACAACACTTATGGTAGTCGATGA